The Spirosoma radiotolerans genome has a window encoding:
- a CDS encoding glycoside hydrolase family 43 protein translates to MKFSKRLLLVVSLVIMGHTLLAQRTFTNPIKDSGPDPWVLQKDGWYYYMNTTGSNLTLWKTRNVADLASAESKVIYTPPKGQPYSRDLWAPEIHSFPDEQGKDRWYIYVSADSINNLSHRVWVLENPSRDPMQGEWTMKGKLGDEDNHWEIDMSVINYKGKLYAAWSGWEGTTNGRQDIYIARLKNPWTIDGKRVKISQPDQPWERHGDVPQAWQKNGEVPKVYVNEGPEFLPHNDRLFIVYSANACWLDYCLGLLTHDGKGDLLDPKSWTKSAGPVFAQAPENGVWAPGHGGFFRSADGKQDWMIYHANASADDGCGNKRAPYIQPFTWNPDGSPNFGKPAPKTPMPVPAEN, encoded by the coding sequence ATGAAATTTAGTAAACGGTTATTGCTTGTTGTTTCGCTTGTTATAATGGGTCACACGCTCCTGGCTCAGCGCACCTTCACCAACCCTATTAAAGATTCCGGGCCAGATCCCTGGGTATTACAGAAAGATGGCTGGTATTATTATATGAATACCACGGGCAGTAATTTAACTCTTTGGAAAACCAGGAATGTAGCGGATCTGGCTTCGGCAGAAAGTAAGGTTATTTATACTCCACCCAAAGGGCAACCGTATTCGCGGGATTTGTGGGCGCCCGAAATTCATTCTTTCCCGGATGAACAGGGCAAAGACCGCTGGTACATTTACGTATCGGCCGACTCCATCAACAACCTCTCACACCGGGTTTGGGTACTGGAAAATCCGTCACGTGATCCTATGCAGGGCGAATGGACAATGAAAGGTAAACTGGGGGACGAAGACAACCATTGGGAAATCGACATGTCCGTTATCAACTATAAAGGGAAACTGTATGCGGCCTGGTCAGGTTGGGAAGGTACCACCAATGGTCGGCAGGACATATACATTGCCCGACTCAAAAACCCCTGGACCATTGACGGTAAACGGGTGAAAATCTCACAGCCCGATCAACCCTGGGAGCGCCATGGCGATGTGCCGCAGGCCTGGCAAAAAAATGGCGAAGTGCCCAAAGTATACGTAAACGAAGGGCCAGAGTTCCTACCTCACAATGACCGGTTATTCATTGTGTACTCGGCCAATGCCTGCTGGCTCGATTACTGCCTTGGCCTCCTCACGCACGACGGGAAAGGCGATTTATTGGACCCAAAAAGCTGGACAAAGAGCGCGGGACCCGTTTTTGCCCAGGCACCCGAAAATGGCGTTTGGGCACCGGGTCATGGCGGTTTCTTCCGTTCTGCCGATGGCAAACAGGATTGGATGATTTACCACGCGAATGCGTCGGCAGACGATGGCTGTGGCAACAAACGCGCACCCTATATTCAGCCCTTCACCTGGAACCCCGATGGCTCGCCTAACTTTGGAAAACCCGCCCCCAAAACACCCATGCCCGTACCGGCGGAGAACTAA
- a CDS encoding translocation/assembly module TamB domain-containing protein, with amino-acid sequence MRQFFAIFLKTLLYLVLTVIGLALGILLSLQLPAVQTRLAQEGAKWLSTKLLFPVDIEGVSIKWFDSLTLEGVRIKDRQGRPMITVKRLDADYNLKNLLDSSAHNIHLDEVVLYKPDVRMIKNPANGDTNLDDFIARIEELTSDPTKPSIPNQNVPFTIGHIHLVEGSYTLEDPREPFMHNRANFDYNHFTLQHLTAEVSDFLVLGDTIAFGAKGLSGVDRDSRIKIRQLDTRFLYCNTKMELGRLYAHIGNSIIRNELTFFYDKPSAFSDFNSRVVLKANFRNSKVESKDLGFFSEYLRGLNETWLLSGIFIGTVNDFQLRRTDLRFGPNGRSQLTGDLAWKGLPDMDKTTVNFAFTPSTVNMADIRQYYPDSSFNRTIQKLGVVTFNATFAGAFDDFKTKGTVKTSIGNVTGDLALKLADKPDLTTYTANLKGENVDLGQLLNQPDEFGKLDGEGRITGHGTDLKRASIDFNGQLGQFGWQGYGYRNVVTHGNLQNGLFQGNLTINDPNLGFNLDGEFNLSGAKNHYDLRGMVDHADLRELGYLRDSLVVKTKLDVQLEGSKLDDIVGSAVFTNAILTLNRPERNLTVDKLTLTSTIERQVGTTPDSSGTQRYFDLDSDFLTTRLQGTFQPQRTIDDLTQLAKEYQLYFAGDAAGMKAYYEQKQRQAARVASRKTAGTSQRYGVDYQLITKNSAPLLDFLKSAVYVAPATRLEGRFTVDNTSFLTATVKTDSVRFGKIGFGQSDLDLTTSKFTYGQEVLASAIISSKRQLFSSLLPTRNLQAEASWAVDHIDFTSRIEQADSVGRYVNRADLNGELRFKGDAIDLTFRQSKLRVLDGDWTLNPQSLIRKVGNEYTIRDLSLLNENQLVQASGKISADTADHLAIEAQNFLLASLNSVLNTTLGGTLNGSMAVRNVYGTPILESALSVRELSYGNALIGDIRAQGEWDQQAQRLNVDARVNRNGADVVTLTGNYTPQQKANPLALNARVNNANLSLLEPFTKGLFSNLGGIASGVVAVSGKPAVPVLKGEVAIQGGRGRFDYLKADFTFDDKIYFGENEIITRQLTLRDPQGNTALLRGGVYHDGFRYFTLGFDADLKNFKIMNTLAADNDAFYGQAVVTGRAELFGPINNLTVRANVASNKGTRIYIPLDGATSVAADDQIRFVSRIPSGTPGKPDSQTATKSDGEIDLSRIQMDFNFDITPDAYCEIQLDRQTGDIISAYGQGRVAMKVDTKGDFTMTGNYEIQKGDYTFTFQNIINKRFQIRPNSRITWTGDPYGALLDVTAAYTQYTSLAPLLATNGSTTNTRADQTRRYPVDLVIKLNGELGAPAISYDLDIKEYPSSSDFRQAVTAFESRLQSNDQELTRQVSSVLLFNQLLSEGTNLFDQGQVNSGVANSVSELLSNQISRLASNLNEKLDVGVSFGGFTSGTQTDNLLNNLQLRFSYRLLNDRLRISRDGGFTYGQSQYNAASLLGEWTLEYFVTPDGHLRAKVYNRNQQSILSQTSFNSTITTGGGISLLYTRSFNRLFGSKRPTPGLAPAKPADEPASTPSPATTLSIMGREVFR; translated from the coding sequence ATGCGTCAGTTTTTCGCCATATTTCTTAAAACACTGCTTTACCTGGTCCTCACGGTGATAGGTTTGGCATTGGGCATTCTACTGAGTCTTCAGCTTCCGGCCGTACAAACACGTCTCGCTCAGGAAGGCGCCAAGTGGCTGTCCACAAAACTCCTCTTCCCGGTTGATATTGAGGGAGTTTCCATCAAGTGGTTTGATTCGTTAACCCTCGAAGGCGTCCGAATCAAAGACCGTCAGGGGCGGCCCATGATTACAGTGAAGCGGCTCGATGCCGATTACAACCTTAAAAATTTACTGGATTCCTCGGCCCACAATATTCATCTGGATGAAGTGGTGTTGTACAAACCCGATGTCAGGATGATCAAAAATCCAGCAAACGGCGACACCAATCTCGATGACTTCATTGCCCGGATTGAAGAACTGACGTCTGACCCAACCAAACCCAGCATACCCAACCAGAACGTTCCGTTTACCATTGGCCACATTCACCTGGTTGAAGGTTCCTACACCCTGGAAGACCCGCGCGAACCGTTCATGCACAACCGGGCCAACTTCGATTACAACCACTTTACGCTTCAGCACCTCACGGCTGAAGTGAGCGATTTTTTGGTATTGGGCGATACTATTGCGTTCGGCGCCAAGGGGTTATCGGGCGTTGACCGCGACTCCCGGATAAAAATACGGCAGTTGGATACGCGCTTCCTGTACTGCAACACCAAAATGGAACTGGGCCGGTTGTATGCCCACATTGGTAACTCGATTATCCGGAATGAACTGACCTTTTTTTACGACAAGCCTTCCGCCTTCAGCGATTTCAACAGCCGGGTAGTTCTGAAAGCTAATTTCCGCAACAGTAAAGTAGAGTCGAAAGATTTAGGGTTCTTTTCCGAGTATCTGCGCGGCCTGAACGAGACCTGGTTGCTCAGCGGCATCTTTATCGGTACCGTCAACGACTTTCAGCTTCGACGTACCGATCTTCGATTCGGCCCCAATGGCCGCAGCCAGTTGACAGGCGATCTGGCCTGGAAAGGCTTGCCCGACATGGATAAAACGACGGTTAATTTCGCGTTTACGCCATCCACGGTTAACATGGCCGATATTCGACAATATTACCCCGACTCGTCCTTCAACCGGACCATTCAGAAGCTTGGCGTGGTTACGTTCAATGCTACGTTTGCGGGTGCCTTCGATGATTTTAAAACCAAAGGAACCGTTAAAACGAGTATTGGCAATGTAACCGGTGACCTGGCCTTGAAGCTTGCCGATAAGCCCGACCTGACGACCTATACAGCCAACCTGAAAGGCGAAAATGTAGACCTTGGCCAGTTACTGAATCAGCCCGACGAGTTTGGTAAACTCGATGGCGAAGGCCGGATTACTGGCCACGGGACCGATTTGAAACGAGCCAGTATTGATTTTAACGGGCAGCTTGGTCAGTTTGGCTGGCAGGGCTACGGCTATCGCAATGTGGTTACGCATGGCAACTTGCAGAATGGCCTTTTCCAGGGAAACCTGACGATCAATGACCCGAATCTGGGCTTTAACCTGGATGGCGAGTTCAATCTGAGTGGCGCCAAAAACCATTACGATCTGCGTGGTATGGTTGACCATGCCGACCTGCGCGAACTAGGCTATCTGCGCGATTCACTGGTAGTAAAAACAAAGTTGGATGTTCAGTTGGAAGGTAGTAAGCTCGACGACATTGTGGGGAGCGCGGTATTCACCAACGCGATCCTGACGCTGAACCGACCCGAGCGGAACCTGACCGTTGATAAACTTACCCTTACCTCCACCATCGAGCGTCAGGTCGGCACGACTCCCGATTCGAGTGGCACCCAACGCTATTTTGACCTTGATTCCGATTTCCTGACGACTCGTCTGCAAGGCACTTTTCAGCCCCAGCGGACAATCGACGATCTGACTCAACTAGCCAAAGAGTACCAGCTTTACTTTGCGGGCGATGCGGCTGGTATGAAGGCGTATTATGAACAGAAACAACGCCAGGCAGCCCGTGTTGCCAGCCGGAAGACAGCTGGTACGTCTCAGCGTTACGGCGTCGATTACCAGTTGATCACCAAGAATAGCGCTCCCTTACTCGATTTTTTAAAGTCGGCGGTTTACGTGGCACCAGCGACCAGGCTTGAGGGCCGCTTCACGGTCGATAACACGTCGTTTCTGACGGCGACGGTGAAAACGGATTCGGTACGATTCGGGAAAATTGGCTTTGGCCAGAGTGATCTCGATCTGACAACATCGAAGTTTACGTATGGGCAGGAGGTGCTGGCCTCGGCCATTATCTCCTCAAAACGGCAGTTGTTTAGTTCGCTCCTCCCGACACGTAACCTTCAGGCAGAGGCTTCCTGGGCCGTTGATCACATCGACTTTACAAGTCGCATTGAGCAGGCCGACAGCGTGGGCCGGTACGTAAACCGGGCTGACCTGAACGGCGAACTACGATTCAAGGGCGACGCCATTGACCTGACTTTCCGCCAGTCGAAACTCCGGGTGCTGGATGGCGACTGGACGTTAAATCCGCAAAGTCTGATCAGGAAAGTGGGTAATGAATACACCATTCGGGACCTCTCGCTGCTGAACGAAAATCAATTGGTTCAGGCATCGGGTAAGATCTCGGCCGATACTGCCGACCATCTGGCCATAGAAGCTCAGAACTTTCTGCTGGCTTCGCTTAACTCCGTCCTGAATACAACGCTCGGCGGCACATTGAATGGCTCCATGGCGGTTCGCAATGTGTATGGCACGCCCATTCTGGAAAGTGCCCTGTCGGTTCGGGAGCTTTCGTACGGAAACGCGCTCATTGGCGACATACGCGCACAAGGCGAGTGGGACCAGCAGGCACAACGTCTGAATGTAGACGCCCGTGTCAATCGCAATGGGGCTGATGTGGTCACCCTGACGGGGAATTACACGCCCCAGCAAAAAGCGAATCCCCTGGCCTTAAACGCGCGGGTCAATAACGCGAATTTGTCCCTTCTGGAACCATTCACGAAAGGATTATTTTCCAATCTGGGCGGCATTGCCAGTGGTGTGGTGGCGGTGAGTGGTAAACCTGCGGTGCCGGTGCTGAAAGGCGAAGTAGCCATCCAGGGCGGTCGCGGTCGCTTCGATTACCTCAAAGCCGACTTCACTTTTGACGATAAGATTTATTTTGGCGAAAATGAAATTATTACCCGCCAGCTCACCCTACGCGATCCTCAGGGGAATACGGCTTTGCTAAGGGGTGGTGTTTACCACGATGGATTCCGGTATTTTACACTTGGCTTCGATGCGGACCTCAAGAACTTCAAGATCATGAATACGCTGGCCGCCGACAATGATGCCTTTTACGGACAGGCCGTTGTGACGGGGCGCGCGGAATTGTTTGGGCCAATAAACAATCTGACCGTCCGCGCCAACGTAGCCAGTAACAAAGGCACCCGGATTTACATCCCGCTTGATGGCGCCACATCCGTAGCGGCCGATGATCAGATCCGGTTTGTGAGCCGCATACCCAGCGGAACACCCGGAAAGCCCGACAGCCAAACCGCTACTAAGTCTGATGGCGAAATTGATCTGTCACGGATTCAGATGGATTTCAACTTCGACATCACCCCTGATGCCTACTGCGAAATTCAGCTGGATCGCCAGACGGGCGACATTATCAGTGCCTACGGACAAGGCCGGGTGGCCATGAAAGTCGATACAAAAGGCGACTTCACGATGACGGGCAATTATGAAATTCAGAAAGGCGATTACACCTTCACCTTCCAGAATATCATCAACAAGCGGTTTCAGATCCGTCCGAACAGCCGCATCACCTGGACGGGTGATCCCTACGGGGCTTTATTGGACGTAACCGCAGCTTATACGCAGTACACCTCCCTGGCTCCGCTCCTGGCCACGAATGGCTCGACAACGAATACTCGAGCCGATCAAACCCGCCGGTATCCGGTCGATCTTGTCATTAAATTAAATGGCGAACTGGGCGCTCCGGCCATCAGCTACGACCTGGACATTAAAGAGTACCCATCTTCGTCCGATTTCCGGCAGGCGGTCACCGCTTTTGAGTCACGGCTTCAGAGCAACGATCAGGAACTGACGCGTCAGGTGAGCAGCGTTCTGCTCTTCAACCAGCTACTTTCTGAAGGAACCAACCTGTTTGATCAGGGACAGGTAAACTCGGGTGTGGCCAACAGCGTCAGTGAATTGCTGTCCAACCAGATTAGTCGGCTGGCCTCAAATCTGAATGAGAAACTGGATGTGGGCGTGTCGTTTGGGGGCTTTACGAGTGGTACGCAGACAGACAACCTGCTCAATAACCTACAGCTCCGTTTCTCGTATCGGCTCCTCAATGACCGGCTGCGCATCAGCCGTGATGGTGGGTTTACCTATGGCCAAAGTCAATACAATGCGGCCAGCTTACTCGGCGAATGGACACTCGAATACTTCGTAACGCCCGATGGTCACCTGCGGGCGAAGGTGTATAACCGAAACCAGCAAAGTATTCTTAGCCAGACCAGTTTTAACAGTACTATCACTACCGGGGGCGGTATCAGTCTGCTCTACACCCGCTCTTTTAACCGTCTCTTTGGCAGTAAGCGCCCTACGCCCGGACTGGCCCCTGCCAAGCCAGCCGATGAGCCAGCGTCTACCCCCAGCCCTGCAACTACACTCTCCATAATGGGTCGGGAGGTTTTCCGATAG
- the tsaD gene encoding tRNA (adenosine(37)-N6)-threonylcarbamoyltransferase complex transferase subunit TsaD, with protein sequence MNILAIESSCDETSAAVLANGHLLSNVIATQLIHEQYGGVVPELASRAHQQHILPVVERALADANLPKNELSAIAFTRGPGLLGSLLVGTSFAKAMALGLNIPLIEVNHMQAHVLAHFIEAPRPAFPFLCLTVSGGHTQIVRVDGPLDMTVLGQTLDDAVGEAFDKSAKLLGLPYPGGPLIDKYAQVGNPLAFKFPMSEMANLDFSFSGIKTAIMYFLRDNIKANPEFIAGNLADICASIQHTLVQMLLTKLKRAARETGIREIAIAGGVSANSGLRTALTQLGQEQGWTVYIPRFEYCTDNAAMIAMAAQFKYEQGDFTAQTVSPMPRMSF encoded by the coding sequence GTGAACATTTTAGCCATTGAGTCTTCCTGCGACGAAACGTCGGCGGCAGTTTTAGCCAACGGCCACCTTTTGTCAAACGTAATTGCCACGCAGTTAATTCATGAACAATACGGTGGCGTTGTGCCTGAACTGGCTTCAAGAGCCCACCAACAGCATATTCTGCCCGTGGTTGAGCGGGCCTTAGCCGACGCAAATCTACCTAAAAATGAGCTATCGGCCATTGCTTTTACGCGTGGACCCGGTTTGCTGGGATCGTTGCTGGTGGGAACGTCTTTTGCCAAAGCCATGGCACTGGGACTAAATATCCCGCTTATTGAAGTCAACCACATGCAGGCGCATGTCCTGGCGCACTTCATCGAAGCCCCCCGGCCAGCCTTCCCGTTTCTATGCTTGACCGTTAGCGGAGGACATACCCAGATCGTGCGTGTGGACGGGCCACTTGACATGACTGTTCTGGGCCAAACCCTGGATGATGCCGTGGGTGAAGCCTTTGACAAATCGGCCAAGTTGCTGGGGCTGCCTTATCCCGGTGGCCCCTTGATTGATAAATACGCCCAAGTCGGTAACCCGCTTGCGTTCAAGTTTCCCATGAGCGAAATGGCTAATCTCGACTTTTCGTTCAGCGGGATAAAAACCGCGATCATGTATTTTTTGCGGGATAATATAAAAGCCAACCCTGAGTTTATTGCCGGGAATCTGGCTGATATTTGCGCCAGCATTCAGCACACGCTGGTACAGATGTTACTCACGAAATTAAAGCGGGCCGCTCGGGAAACGGGCATTCGGGAAATCGCCATTGCTGGAGGTGTATCGGCTAACAGCGGCCTTCGGACGGCGCTTACGCAACTCGGTCAGGAGCAGGGCTGGACTGTGTATATTCCTCGTTTTGAGTACTGTACGGACAATGCCGCTATGATCGCCATGGCCGCTCAGTTTAAATATGAGCAGGGTGATTTCACAGCTCAAACTGTTAGCCCAATGCCACGAATGAGTTTTTAG
- a CDS encoding MOSC domain-containing protein, which yields MTIAELLIYPIKSLGAISVTETVVEGKGLRYDRRFMLVDPNGDFMTQRTNHQMALLDVAMDGDAGLRVWHRHRPTDVLTLPLTIPSQTEAETTPRETVAVTIWDSRNVPALVVSAEADQWFSRVLDKPCRLVYMPETTHRDVDPAYARANDAVSFADGYPYLLIGQASLDYLNRQLDEPITMIRFRPNIVVAGSLPNEEDAWQQFRIGDVDFWGVKPCARCVLTTIDPETGQKGREPLRTLATYRQWKHKILFGQNVLAKPTGELTLGTLRVGQPIEVLNRQEPWLTPPEPF from the coding sequence ATGACCATCGCTGAACTACTAATCTATCCGATCAAGTCGCTGGGTGCTATTTCGGTGACCGAGACGGTCGTTGAGGGGAAAGGATTACGCTACGACCGGCGGTTTATGCTGGTTGATCCTAACGGCGATTTTATGACCCAGCGCACCAATCACCAAATGGCCCTGCTGGATGTCGCTATGGATGGAGACGCTGGATTGCGTGTCTGGCACCGCCATCGCCCAACCGATGTACTGACACTTCCGTTAACCATTCCGAGCCAAACTGAAGCAGAAACAACGCCCCGCGAAACTGTAGCGGTTACTATCTGGGATAGTCGTAATGTGCCTGCTCTGGTGGTTAGCGCGGAGGCCGATCAGTGGTTTAGCCGCGTTCTTGACAAGCCCTGCCGACTCGTCTACATGCCCGAAACGACCCACCGCGATGTTGACCCGGCTTATGCCCGCGCCAATGATGCGGTGAGTTTTGCCGATGGGTATCCTTATCTGCTCATTGGTCAGGCATCACTCGATTACCTGAATCGGCAGCTTGACGAGCCGATCACAATGATTCGTTTCCGCCCGAATATTGTGGTTGCCGGAAGTTTACCGAACGAAGAAGATGCCTGGCAACAGTTCCGAATTGGAGACGTGGATTTTTGGGGTGTCAAACCCTGCGCCCGCTGTGTGCTGACGACCATAGACCCGGAAACGGGTCAGAAGGGCAGAGAACCGTTGCGGACACTGGCAACGTATCGGCAATGGAAGCACAAAATTTTGTTTGGGCAAAACGTGCTGGCTAAGCCAACCGGCGAGCTTACCTTAGGAACGTTGCGGGTGGGCCAGCCTATCGAGGTGCTCAACCGGCAGGAACCCTGGCTAACTCCACCTGAACCGTTTTGA
- a CDS encoding glucosamine-6-phosphate deaminase, protein MTPLLNEDSRTFTVDLLRVNLFMNRQQLGQQAAQAVASQIRTLHRSQDFIHIIFASAPSQNEFLNALTQEIDIDWSRIRAFHMDEYIGLPVDAPQRFGQYLKERLFDKVPINEVYYLDGNAADPQQECLRYGALLEQYPTDIVCMGIGENCHIAFNDPHVADFNDPDLVKKVQLDLTSRQQQVHDACFPTLEQVPEYALTLTIPALVRAHYLFCMVPASHKAEAINHTLTDTISETYPATILRSHANATLFIDQDSAAKYLKETALVK, encoded by the coding sequence ATGACACCCCTGTTAAATGAAGATAGCCGTACGTTCACCGTTGATCTGCTTCGGGTCAACTTATTCATGAACCGGCAGCAACTTGGCCAGCAGGCAGCTCAGGCTGTTGCCAGCCAAATCAGAACGTTACATCGATCACAGGATTTCATTCACATCATTTTTGCATCTGCTCCTTCACAGAATGAGTTTTTGAACGCCTTGACGCAGGAGATCGACATTGACTGGAGCCGAATCCGGGCGTTTCATATGGATGAGTACATCGGTTTGCCAGTGGATGCTCCGCAACGCTTTGGCCAATACCTGAAAGAGCGCCTGTTTGATAAAGTGCCTATCAACGAGGTATATTACCTGGATGGCAACGCTGCCGATCCTCAGCAGGAATGCCTGCGCTACGGCGCGCTGCTCGAACAGTACCCGACAGATATTGTCTGCATGGGCATTGGGGAAAATTGCCATATCGCGTTCAACGACCCGCACGTGGCGGATTTTAACGACCCAGATCTGGTCAAAAAAGTCCAGCTCGATCTGACGAGTCGGCAGCAACAGGTCCATGATGCCTGCTTTCCTACGCTGGAGCAGGTCCCCGAATATGCGCTTACGTTAACGATTCCAGCGTTGGTGCGTGCCCACTATCTGTTTTGTATGGTACCGGCCAGTCATAAAGCCGAAGCTATCAACCACACGCTGACCGATACGATTTCGGAGACATATCCGGCAACCATTTTACGGTCGCATGCGAACGCTACCTTGTTTATTGATCAGGATAGTGCCGCAAAATATTTGAAAGAAACAGCACTTGTTAAATGA
- the nagA gene encoding N-acetylglucosamine-6-phosphate deacetylase gives MGLLKISNGTLITPHRYIRGGTIVIEDGLIRGVHERDVEVPGAAELDARGQYVAPGFIDIHVHGGGGYDFMDGTEEAFLNIAKLHARYGTTSLVPTTLTAEKEDLLQTLDVYERAHRANQEGAAFLGIHLEGPYFALSQRGAQDPRYIRNPDPREYEEILAYSSSIVRWSAAPELQGAIPFGRRLREKGIIAAVAHTDAIYEDVLEAYENGYTLATHLYSAMSGVTRRNAFRYAGVIESAYLLDMDVEIITDGVHLPPPLLKLVYKIKGADRTALITDAMRAAGMPEGESVLGSLKNGLNVIVEDGVAKLPDRSSFAGSVATTNQLVRNMVRLADVSLLDAVRMASTTPARIMGVDARKGSLTAGKDADLVIFDEDMVVAATLVNGKRIYSTNSLSIA, from the coding sequence ATGGGGCTTCTGAAAATTAGCAACGGAACACTGATTACCCCCCATCGGTATATCCGGGGAGGCACCATCGTTATCGAAGATGGGCTCATTCGGGGCGTTCATGAGCGCGATGTGGAGGTGCCCGGCGCAGCCGAACTGGACGCTCGCGGCCAGTATGTAGCGCCCGGCTTTATCGACATTCATGTGCATGGCGGGGGCGGCTATGATTTCATGGATGGTACAGAAGAAGCGTTTCTCAACATCGCGAAACTCCACGCCCGGTATGGCACGACGTCGCTGGTGCCGACTACGCTGACGGCCGAAAAAGAAGACCTTCTGCAAACGCTGGATGTGTATGAGCGCGCTCATCGGGCCAATCAGGAGGGAGCGGCTTTTCTGGGTATTCATCTGGAAGGCCCCTACTTCGCGCTGAGTCAGCGGGGCGCGCAGGACCCGCGCTACATCCGTAACCCTGACCCACGGGAATACGAAGAAATTCTGGCGTATTCTTCCTCCATTGTTCGCTGGAGTGCTGCCCCGGAGCTACAGGGTGCCATCCCATTTGGCCGCCGACTGCGTGAAAAAGGCATTATTGCCGCCGTGGCGCATACCGACGCCATATATGAGGACGTACTGGAAGCCTACGAGAACGGCTATACGCTGGCTACCCACCTGTATTCGGCGATGTCGGGCGTCACGCGCCGGAATGCCTTTCGGTATGCCGGTGTTATTGAGAGCGCCTACCTACTGGATATGGACGTCGAGATCATTACGGATGGCGTTCATCTGCCCCCGCCGTTACTCAAACTGGTGTATAAAATCAAGGGAGCCGACCGAACGGCGTTGATTACCGATGCGATGCGGGCCGCTGGTATGCCCGAGGGCGAAAGCGTGTTGGGCTCCCTAAAAAACGGTCTGAACGTCATTGTCGAAGATGGCGTAGCCAAACTACCCGACCGCAGTTCGTTTGCTGGAAGTGTAGCCACCACCAATCAACTCGTCCGGAATATGGTTCGACTAGCTGACGTATCGCTTCTGGATGCCGTTCGGATGGCCAGTACCACGCCCGCACGCATCATGGGCGTCGATGCTCGTAAAGGATCGCTGACGGCGGGCAAAGACGCTGATCTGGTCATTTTTGACGAAGATATGGTCGTCGCAGCGACGCTTGTCAATGGAAAACGCATCTATTCAACTAACTCATTATCAATCGCATGA